A genomic window from Thunnus maccoyii chromosome 2, fThuMac1.1, whole genome shotgun sequence includes:
- the LOC121886633 gene encoding histone H1-like, protein MAEEAPAPAAAPAKAAKKKVSKPKKAGPSVSELIVKTVAASKERSGVSAAALKKALAAGGYDVEKNKARVKTAIKSLVAKGTLVQVKGTGASGSFKMSKTVETKAKKPVKKAAPKAKKPAKSPKKPAAAKKPKTAAAKKTAAAKKSPKKVKKPAAAKKAAKSPKKATKSPKKVAKKAPAAKKAPAKKVAKPKAKKAAAKKK, encoded by the coding sequence ATGGCAGAAGAGGCTCCAGCTCCCGCCGCCGCCCCGGCTAAAGCCGCAAAGAAGAAAGTTTCCAAGCCGAAGAAGGCTGGCCCCAGCGTCAGCGAGCTCATCGTTAAGACTGTGGCCGCATCCAAGGAGCGGAGCGGCGTGTCAGCAGCCGCCCTCAAGAAGGCTTTGGCTGCCGGAGGTTACGATGTGGAGAAGAACAAGGCCCGCGTCAAGACCGCCATCAAGAGCCTGGTGGCCAAGGGGACTCTGGTCCAGGTCAAGGGGACCGGGGCCTCCGGCTCGTTCAAGATGAGCAAGACGGTTGAAACCAAGGCCAAGAAGCCCGTAAAGAAAGCCGCTCCTAAAGCCAAGAAGCCCGCCAAGAGCCCTAAGAAACCCGCAGCGGCTAAGAAGCCTAAGACAGCGGCAGCCAAGAAGACAGCAGCCGCTAAGAAATCCCCCAAGAAGGTCAAGAAGCCCGCGGCGGCCAAGAAAGCAGCCAAGAGCCCCAAGAAGGCCACCAAGAGCCCCAAGAAAGTGGCCAAAAAGGCTCCTGCAGCCAAGAAAGCTCCCGCAAAGAAGGTCGCCAAACCCAAAGCCAAGAAGGCAGCAGCCAAGAAGAAGTGA
- the LOC121886659 gene encoding histone H3: MARTKQTARKSTGGKAPRKQLATKAARKSAPATGGVKKPHRYRPGTVALREIRRYQKSTELLIRKLPFQRLVREIAQDFKTDLRFQSSAVMALQEASEAYLVGLFEDTNLCAIHAKRVTIMPKDIQLARRIRGERA; the protein is encoded by the coding sequence atgGCAAGAACCAAGCAGACTGCCCGTAAATCCACCGGAGGCAAAGCCCCCAGGAAGCAGCTGGCCACCAAGGCTGCCCGTAAGAGCGCCCCGGCCACCGGCGGCGTCAAGAAGCCTCACCGTTACAGGCCCGGTACCGTGGCTCTGAGAGAGATCCGTCGCTACCAAAAATCCACCGAGCTGCTGATCCGCAAGCTGCCCTTCCAGCGCCTGGTCAGAGAAATCGCTCAGGACTTCAAGACCGATCTGCGCTTCCAGAGCTCCGCTGTCATGGCTCTGCAGGAGGCCAGCGAGGCTTACCTGGTCGGCCTGTTCGAGGACACCAACCTGTGCGCCATTCACGCCAAGAGGGTCACCATCATGCCCAAAGACATCCAGCTGGCCCGCCGCATCCGCGGAGAGAGAGCTTAA
- the LOC121886665 gene encoding histone H2A-like, with the protein MSGRGKTGGKARAKAKTRSSRAGLQFPVGRVHRLLRKGNYAERVGAGAPVYLAAVLEYLTAEILELAGNAARDNKKTRIIPRHLQLAVRNDEELNKLLGGVTIAQGGVLPNIQAVLLPKKTEKPAKK; encoded by the coding sequence ATGAGCGGAAGAGGCAAAACCGGAGGCAAAGCTCGCGCCAAGGCAAAGACCCGCTCCTCTCGGGCCGGGCTCCAGTTCCCAGTCGGCCGTGTTCACAGGCTGCTGCGCAAAGGCAACTATGCGGAGCGTGTCGGTGCCGGAGCCCCCGTCTACCTGGCGGCTGTGCTGGAGTACCTGACCGCTGAGATCCTGGAGCTGGCTGGAAACGCTGCCCGCGACAACAAGAAGACCAGGATCATCCCCCGTCACCTGCAGCTGGCTGTCCGCAACGACGAGGAGCTCAACAAGCTGCTGGGCGGAGTGACCATCGCTCAGGGTGGCGTGTTGCCCAACATCCAGGCTGTGCTGCTGCCCAAGAAGACCGAGAAGCCCGCCAAGAAGTAA
- the LOC121886724 gene encoding histone H4, whose translation MSGRGKGGKGLGKGGAKRHRKVLRDNIQGITKPAIRRLARRGGVKRISGLIYEETRGVLKVFLENVIRDAVTYTEHAKRKTVTAMDVVYALKRQGRTLYGFGG comes from the coding sequence ATGAGcggaagaggaaaaggaggaaagggACTCGGTAAAGGAGGCGCCAAGCGTCACCGTAAAGTCCTCCGTGATAACATCCAGGGAATCACCAAACCCGCCATCCGCCGTCTGGCTCGCCGTGGTGGAGTCAAGCGTATCTCCGGTCTGATCTACGAGGAGACCCGCGGAGTGCTGAAGGTCTTCCTGGAGAATGTCATCCGTGATGCCGTCACCTACACCGAGCACGCCAAGAGAAAGACCGTGACCGCTATGGATGTGGTTTATGCTCTCAAGAGGCAGGGACGCACTCTGTACGGCTTCGGAGGTTAA
- the LOC121886693 gene encoding histone H2B 3-like, translating to MPDPVKAPKKGSKKAVSKATKTGKKKRKTRKESYAIYVYKVLKQVHPDTGISSKAMGIMNSFVGDIFERIAGEASRLAHYNKRSTITSREIQTAVRLLLPGELAKHAVSEGTKAVTKYTSSK from the coding sequence ATGCCTGATCCAGTCAAAGCACCGAAGAAAGGCTCCAAGAAGGCCGTGTCTAAAGCCACCAAGACCggcaagaagaagaggaagaccaGGAAAGAGAGCTACGCTATCTACGTGTATAAGGTGCTGAAGCAGGTCCACCCCGACACCGGCATCTCCTCCAAGGCCATGGGCATCATGAACTCCTTCGTGGGGGACATTTTTGAGCGCATCGCCGGTGAGGCTTCCCGCCTTGCTCACTATAACAAGCGCTCCACCATCACCTCCAGGGAGATCCAGACCGCCGTCCGCCTGCTGCTGCCCGGTGAGCTGGCCAAACACGCCGTGTCTGAGGGCACCAAGGCCGTCACCAAGTACACCAGCTCCAAGTAA